In Blastopirellula sp. J2-11, a single genomic region encodes these proteins:
- a CDS encoding cytochrome b N-terminal domain-containing protein gives MPSLSEHIKNSQIWKSIFRHPMPVDRRNRIVVVLTNFFLHLHPVSVKKQGIALSYTWCMGGVTFFLFLVEAVTGVLLMFYYRPTLEWAFKDILELRDVSSMGILREIHRWGAHAMVITVWLHMYRVFLTGSYKPPREFNWVVGVILLLLTLLLSFTGYLLPWDQLAIWAISVGSNMAKAHPFLGSAGPGSSLLSVGGINLITSASDARYGLLGARFVGEETLNRFYILHCIAIPLAVSLLLAIHFWRVRKDGGISGPL, from the coding sequence ATGCCTTCACTGAGCGAACACATCAAGAACTCGCAGATCTGGAAGAGCATATTTCGGCACCCGATGCCGGTCGATCGTCGCAATCGCATCGTCGTCGTTCTGACCAACTTTTTTCTCCACTTGCACCCGGTCTCGGTCAAAAAACAAGGGATCGCACTCAGCTACACCTGGTGCATGGGCGGGGTCACCTTTTTTCTGTTTTTGGTCGAAGCGGTCACCGGCGTATTGTTGATGTTCTATTATCGCCCGACGTTGGAATGGGCGTTTAAAGATATTCTTGAACTGCGTGACGTGAGTTCGATGGGGATCCTGCGCGAGATCCATCGCTGGGGCGCGCACGCGATGGTGATCACCGTCTGGCTGCATATGTACCGGGTCTTTTTGACCGGCAGTTATAAGCCTCCCCGGGAATTCAACTGGGTGGTCGGCGTGATTCTGCTGCTGCTGACCTTGCTGTTGTCTTTTACCGGCTACTTGTTGCCCTGGGATCAGTTAGCGATCTGGGCGATCTCGGTCGGGTCCAATATGGCGAAAGCGCATCCCTTTTTAGGGAGCGCCGGTCCCGGCAGTTCACTGCTGTCAGTCGGCGGCATTAACTTGATCACCAGCGCTTCGGACGCACGGTATGGGCTGTTAGGAGCTCGCTTTGTGGGAGAAGAGACGCTCAACCGATTTTACATTTTGCATTGCATCGCCATCCCGTTGGCGGTTTCGTTGTTGTTGGCGATTCACTTCTGGCGCGTCCGCAAGGATGGCGGCATTAGTGGGCCGCTGTAG